The proteins below are encoded in one region of Aeromonas veronii:
- a CDS encoding DUF5610 domain-containing protein — protein sequence MQIDGVGAAQPKGAGASPKAVQTSAQKPAQEGDQVSLNQPPKWAQRLIQQALQFSLAINGQHYQAPRSQEFKLEPVEEITPETLFDYQSVADNVLQFVTGRLGAARADGKSDEDLAEMMAQARKGVDMGFGGAREQLGSWADNEDIKTGMDQSYKLIQEGLESFEKEFFGQLSPTELGDAEMASRRQGALEIETRDGDKVILRFSDSWQFKSRHGEEGNQFSLASSQGVDLSVEGEFGGSEIDAIIKLVKGLDDLASHFFNGDGSTLADKLSGLPLDDSQLAAYSLKLRQSSRLSQTYQGAHSLQESLKPLADYLPRLSQWQQQADALLPASQQQALTPVVLAARGQNDAALGAGFMGFNQRMLEASHLLGQQMAAG from the coding sequence ATGCAAATTGACGGCGTGGGCGCGGCCCAACCCAAGGGAGCGGGTGCCTCCCCCAAGGCAGTCCAGACCAGCGCGCAGAAACCGGCGCAGGAGGGGGATCAGGTCTCCCTCAATCAGCCACCGAAATGGGCGCAGCGGCTGATCCAGCAGGCGCTGCAGTTCTCCCTGGCGATCAACGGCCAGCATTATCAGGCGCCCAGGAGCCAGGAGTTCAAGCTGGAACCGGTAGAGGAGATTACCCCGGAGACCCTGTTCGACTACCAGTCGGTGGCGGACAACGTGTTGCAGTTCGTCACCGGGCGGTTGGGGGCGGCGCGGGCGGACGGCAAGAGCGACGAGGATCTGGCCGAGATGATGGCCCAGGCCCGCAAGGGGGTCGACATGGGCTTCGGCGGCGCCAGGGAGCAGCTCGGCAGCTGGGCGGACAACGAAGACATCAAGACCGGCATGGATCAGAGTTACAAGCTGATCCAGGAAGGGCTCGAGTCCTTCGAGAAGGAGTTCTTCGGCCAGCTCTCTCCCACCGAGCTCGGGGATGCCGAGATGGCGAGCCGCCGACAGGGGGCCCTCGAGATCGAGACCCGCGACGGGGACAAGGTGATCCTGCGCTTCAGCGACAGCTGGCAGTTCAAGTCCCGCCACGGGGAGGAGGGCAACCAGTTCAGCCTGGCGTCGAGCCAGGGGGTTGATCTGTCGGTGGAAGGGGAGTTCGGTGGCAGCGAGATCGACGCCATCATCAAGCTGGTGAAGGGGCTGGATGATCTGGCCAGCCACTTCTTCAACGGCGATGGCTCCACCCTGGCAGACAAGCTGAGCGGCTTGCCGCTGGATGACAGCCAGCTCGCTGCCTACTCCCTCAAGCTCAGGCAGTCGAGCCGGCTGAGCCAGACCTATCAGGGAGCCCACTCGCTGCAGGAGAGCCTCAAGCCCCTGGCGGACTACCTGCCGAGGCTCAGTCAGTGGCAGCAGCAGGCCGATGCCCTGCTGCCCGCCTCCCAGCAGCAGGCGCTCACCCCGGTCGTGCTGGCGGCGCGGGGCCAGAACGATGCCGCCCTGGGTGCCGGTTTCATGGGCTTCAACCAGCGGATGCTGGAGGCATCGCACCTGCTCGGCCAGCAGATGGCGGCCGGCTAG
- a CDS encoding DUF2867 domain-containing protein encodes MRNCLVMGAAGYIGSYLVPHLQGLGYRVIAGARRPCRLPQGVEFRLADSLKPITLLPALAGIDTVFYLVHAMGAGAGFHRLEQQGVKNFAAAARAAGVRRIIYLGAIQPEPCNSRHLNSRRHCGELFREAGVPTVELRAGIIIGPGSAAFEVMRDLVFNLPMMVTPKWVRSRTPPIALSNLLHYLAGLVEADGVDGQVFNAAGPELLSYQQQLQKFAAHIGKRCPIVPIPFLSPRLSAWWLQFATSVPQPIAKALVGGLKHDIPADDGPLRALLPQHLLSFDEALSESLALEQKLGAEQQGEETPLGLRWRHPEYGFYDRTASGEAVCLATPEVVWQVLQQLGGEQRYFYMNELWAVREWMDHLIGGPALTRGRTNPARFVKGDMLDSWQILGVDEGRRLDLLFNMKAPGVGRLEFNIQPLESGLTRLRVTAHWHPQGAWGLAYWLAMLPFHLFIFQGMTEAIARQAEVRAGIPVMD; translated from the coding sequence ATGAGAAACTGTCTGGTGATGGGGGCGGCGGGTTATATCGGTTCTTACCTGGTGCCTCACCTGCAGGGGTTGGGTTATCGGGTGATCGCCGGGGCCCGGCGCCCCTGCCGCCTGCCACAGGGGGTGGAGTTTCGCCTCGCCGACAGCCTCAAACCCATCACCCTGCTGCCCGCCCTGGCCGGGATCGATACCGTCTTCTACCTGGTGCATGCCATGGGGGCCGGCGCCGGTTTTCACCGGTTGGAACAGCAGGGGGTGAAGAACTTCGCCGCCGCCGCCCGTGCCGCCGGGGTGCGGCGCATCATCTACCTCGGTGCCATCCAGCCCGAGCCCTGCAACAGCCGTCACCTCAACTCCCGCCGTCACTGTGGTGAACTGTTTCGCGAGGCGGGGGTGCCCACGGTGGAATTGCGGGCCGGCATCATCATAGGCCCGGGCTCGGCGGCCTTCGAGGTGATGCGGGATCTGGTGTTCAACCTGCCCATGATGGTGACGCCCAAGTGGGTGCGCTCCCGCACGCCGCCGATTGCGCTGTCCAACCTGCTGCACTACCTGGCGGGGCTGGTGGAGGCCGACGGGGTGGATGGTCAGGTGTTCAACGCCGCCGGCCCCGAGCTGCTCAGCTACCAGCAGCAGTTGCAGAAGTTTGCCGCCCACATCGGCAAGCGCTGCCCCATCGTTCCCATCCCCTTCCTGAGTCCGCGCCTGTCGGCCTGGTGGTTGCAGTTCGCGACCTCGGTGCCCCAACCCATCGCCAAGGCGCTGGTGGGGGGGCTCAAGCACGACATTCCGGCGGATGACGGCCCGCTGCGTGCCTTGCTGCCCCAGCATCTGCTCAGCTTCGACGAGGCGCTGAGCGAGAGCCTGGCTCTGGAGCAGAAACTGGGTGCCGAGCAGCAGGGAGAGGAGACGCCGCTCGGCCTGCGCTGGCGCCATCCGGAATACGGCTTCTACGATCGCACCGCGAGCGGGGAGGCGGTGTGTCTCGCCACCCCCGAGGTGGTGTGGCAGGTGTTGCAACAGCTCGGGGGGGAGCAGCGCTACTTCTACATGAACGAGCTCTGGGCGGTGCGCGAATGGATGGATCACCTGATAGGCGGCCCGGCCCTGACCCGGGGACGCACCAATCCGGCCCGGTTTGTGAAGGGCGACATGCTGGACTCCTGGCAGATCCTGGGGGTGGACGAGGGGCGCAGGCTGGATCTCTTGTTCAACATGAAGGCCCCCGGAGTGGGGCGGCTCGAATTCAACATACAGCCGCTGGAGTCCGGCCTGACCCGGCTGAGGGTCACGGCCCACTGGCATCCGCAGGGCGCCTGGGGGCTGGCCTACTGGCTCGCCATGCTGCCATTCCATCTGTTCATATTCCAGGGGATGACGGAGGCGATCGCTCGCCAGGCGGAGGTGCGGGCGGGCATACCCGTGATGGATTGA
- the rstB gene encoding two-component system sensor histidine kinase RstB, with product MRRLFIQFYLLLIGCFGLAILLIGLVYQVSAERAGDRYLEHMMQGSLGLLTGELARLPPEHWPARMGEQSRQLNLPLQIGALSSQPLAREDQAFLAAGNIVIVEEDDTFLQRIPATDQVLIVGPVPYLSYLHELHWVDVGLLLLIGLSLGLPILLWLRPHWRGLQQLEQTARRVGDGDLSSRTGLSPGSSLARVGRTFDLMAEQLQAMLASRKQLTDAIAHELRTPLVRLRYRLAMLEPQPAEADRQGIERDLGALDSLIEEMLTYARLDRPELPLQCSDLELGRWADAHLSDWQALQPQKSLSFTPPVEPLPWRGDARLLARALENLIGNALRHAQHRVTLTMARAGEHYLLTVSDDGPGIDPALAPQIFEPFVRLDQSRDRRTGGAGLGLAIVRSIARHHGGEVQLLPGETGARFCLTLPVHLDTSRHQPLTEAGAGSP from the coding sequence GTGCGCCGCCTGTTTATCCAGTTCTACCTGTTGCTCATCGGCTGCTTCGGCCTCGCCATTCTGCTGATCGGCCTGGTCTATCAGGTCAGCGCCGAACGGGCGGGGGATCGCTATCTCGAACACATGATGCAAGGCTCCCTCGGCCTGCTCACCGGCGAGCTGGCGCGCCTGCCACCGGAGCACTGGCCCGCCCGCATGGGGGAGCAGAGCCGTCAGCTCAACCTGCCGCTGCAGATCGGCGCCCTCAGCAGCCAGCCTCTTGCCCGGGAGGACCAGGCCTTCCTCGCGGCGGGCAACATCGTCATCGTCGAGGAGGACGACACCTTCCTGCAGCGTATCCCCGCTACCGATCAGGTGCTGATCGTCGGCCCCGTCCCCTACCTCTCCTACCTGCACGAGCTGCACTGGGTGGATGTGGGGTTGCTGCTGCTCATCGGTCTCTCCCTCGGCCTGCCCATACTGCTCTGGCTCCGGCCCCATTGGCGCGGCCTGCAACAACTCGAACAGACCGCCCGCCGCGTCGGGGACGGGGATCTCTCCAGCCGCACCGGCCTGTCCCCCGGCAGCAGCCTGGCCCGGGTCGGCCGCACCTTCGATCTGATGGCCGAGCAGTTGCAGGCCATGCTGGCCAGCCGCAAACAGCTGACCGACGCCATCGCCCACGAGCTGCGCACCCCCCTCGTCAGGTTGCGCTACCGGCTCGCCATGCTGGAGCCGCAACCCGCAGAGGCGGACAGACAGGGGATTGAGCGCGACCTCGGAGCGCTGGATTCCCTCATCGAGGAGATGCTGACCTATGCCCGGCTCGATAGACCCGAACTGCCGCTGCAGTGCAGCGACCTGGAGCTCGGGCGCTGGGCCGACGCGCACCTGAGCGATTGGCAGGCCCTGCAGCCACAGAAGTCCCTCAGCTTCACGCCCCCCGTCGAGCCCCTGCCCTGGCGCGGGGATGCCCGGCTGCTGGCGCGGGCACTGGAGAATCTCATCGGCAACGCCCTGCGCCATGCGCAGCACAGGGTGACCCTGACCATGGCACGAGCGGGGGAACACTATCTGCTGACGGTGAGCGACGACGGCCCCGGCATCGATCCGGCGTTGGCCCCCCAGATCTTCGAGCCCTTCGTGCGCCTCGACCAGAGCCGGGACCGGCGTACCGGCGGTGCCGGTCTCGGGCTCGCCATCGTGCGCAGCATCGCCCGTCACCACGGCGGCGAGGTGCAGCTGCTGCCTGGCGAAACGGGGGCCCGTTTCTGCCTGACCCTGCCCGTACATTTGGATACAAGCCGTCACCAGCCACTCACTGAAGCCGGGGCCGGATCCCCCTAG
- the rpmE gene encoding 50S ribosomal protein L31 has translation MKAGIHPDYVAITAKCSCGNVINTFSTLGKDLNLDVCSECHPFYTGKQKEVSSGGRVDKFNKRFGAMTTKK, from the coding sequence ATGAAAGCTGGTATCCATCCTGACTACGTAGCCATCACCGCCAAGTGCTCTTGCGGTAACGTCATCAACACCTTCTCTACCCTGGGTAAAGATCTGAACCTGGACGTGTGCTCCGAGTGCCACCCGTTCTATACCGGCAAGCAGAAAGAAGTTTCTAGCGGCGGCCGCGTAGACAAGTTCAACAAGCGTTTCGGTGCGATGACCACCAAGAAGTAA
- a CDS encoding malic enzyme-like NAD(P)-binding protein, which translates to MSDLRQQALDYHAQPIPGKIAIALTKPAETARDLALAYSPGVAEPVREIAADPDNAYRYTGKGNLVAVISNGTAILGLGNLGPLASKPVMEGKALLFKRFAGIDAIDIEVKHETSAQFIDTVAAIADTFGGINLEDIKAPECFEIEQALIERCDIPVFHDDQHGTAIVTAAGLLNALEVQGKTLATSRIVCMGAGAAATACMDLLITCGAAPQNIFMLDRQGVIHTGRTDLNQYKQRFANDTPLRTLMEVIEGADVFVGVSGPDVLPAEAVALMAPNPVIFACSNPDPEIKPALAHAVRGDLIMGTGRSDYPNQINNVICFPFIFRGALDARASRINDAMKVAAVEAIRALAKEPVPAEVLTAAGVSELSFGKDYVIPKPMDARLLPRVARAVALAAVTSGVARIALPADYMQG; encoded by the coding sequence ATGTCCGATCTGCGTCAACAAGCGCTCGATTATCACGCCCAACCCATTCCCGGCAAGATTGCCATCGCCCTCACCAAGCCCGCCGAGACCGCCCGCGATCTGGCGCTGGCCTACAGTCCTGGGGTGGCCGAGCCGGTGCGCGAGATAGCCGCGGATCCGGACAACGCCTACCGCTATACCGGCAAGGGCAACCTGGTGGCCGTCATCTCCAACGGCACCGCGATTCTGGGGCTGGGCAACCTGGGGCCGCTGGCCTCCAAGCCGGTGATGGAGGGCAAGGCCCTGCTGTTCAAGCGCTTCGCCGGCATCGACGCCATCGACATCGAGGTGAAGCATGAGACCAGCGCCCAGTTCATCGACACGGTGGCCGCCATCGCCGACACCTTCGGCGGCATCAACCTGGAAGACATCAAGGCGCCGGAGTGCTTCGAGATAGAGCAGGCGCTGATCGAACGCTGCGACATCCCGGTGTTCCACGATGATCAGCACGGCACCGCCATCGTCACCGCCGCCGGCCTGCTCAACGCCCTGGAAGTGCAGGGCAAGACGCTGGCCACCAGCCGCATCGTCTGCATGGGCGCCGGCGCCGCCGCCACCGCCTGCATGGACTTGCTGATCACCTGTGGCGCCGCGCCGCAGAACATCTTCATGCTGGACCGCCAGGGGGTGATCCACACGGGGCGCACCGACCTGAACCAGTACAAGCAGCGCTTCGCCAACGACACCCCGTTGCGTACCCTGATGGAGGTGATCGAAGGGGCGGACGTGTTCGTCGGCGTCTCCGGCCCTGACGTGCTGCCCGCCGAGGCGGTGGCCCTGATGGCGCCCAACCCGGTGATCTTCGCCTGCTCCAACCCGGATCCCGAGATCAAGCCCGCCCTGGCCCACGCCGTGCGCGGCGATCTCATCATGGGCACCGGTCGCTCCGACTACCCGAACCAGATCAACAACGTCATCTGCTTCCCCTTCATCTTCCGCGGCGCCCTGGACGCCCGCGCCAGCCGTATCAACGATGCCATGAAGGTGGCGGCGGTGGAGGCCATCCGCGCCCTGGCCAAGGAACCCGTGCCCGCCGAGGTGTTGACCGCCGCCGGGGTGAGTGAACTGAGCTTTGGCAAGGATTACGTCATTCCCAAGCCGATGGATGCCCGTCTGCTGCCGCGGGTGGCCCGCGCCGTGGCGCTGGCTGCCGTGACATCCGGGGTGGCCCGCATCGCCCTGCCGGCGGACTACATGCAAGGCTGA
- the rstA gene encoding two-component system response regulator RstA, which yields MPRVLFVEDDPEIGQLISSWLGRHDIEVLLETRGDKALARVEAEQPDLVLLDIMLPGQDGLSLCRDLRPRFAGPIVMLTSLDSDMNQILSLELGANDYILKTTPPSVLLARLRVQFRQQGQASQAAPASPPPQRLQFGRLQIDGPARDVRLDGSSIPLSTADFDLLWELACHAGHIQGREALFRSLRGRDYDGQDRSMDVAISRLRRKLGDDPNNPSRIKTVRQKGYLLVPQAWE from the coding sequence ATGCCACGCGTTCTCTTTGTTGAAGATGATCCCGAGATTGGCCAGCTCATCAGCAGCTGGCTCGGCCGCCACGATATCGAGGTCCTGCTGGAGACCCGGGGGGACAAAGCCCTGGCCCGGGTCGAGGCCGAACAGCCGGATCTGGTGCTGCTGGACATCATGCTGCCGGGTCAGGATGGCCTCTCCCTGTGCCGGGATCTGCGCCCACGCTTTGCCGGCCCCATCGTCATGCTCACCTCCCTCGACAGCGACATGAACCAGATCCTGAGTCTGGAGCTCGGTGCCAACGACTACATCCTCAAGACCACGCCGCCCTCCGTGCTGCTGGCCCGGCTGCGGGTCCAGTTCCGCCAGCAGGGTCAGGCGTCGCAGGCCGCCCCGGCCAGCCCGCCGCCCCAGCGTCTGCAGTTCGGCCGTCTGCAGATAGACGGCCCGGCGCGGGACGTGCGCCTCGATGGCAGCAGCATTCCCCTCTCCACCGCCGACTTCGATCTCTTGTGGGAGCTCGCCTGCCACGCCGGCCACATCCAGGGGCGGGAGGCGCTGTTTCGCAGCCTGCGGGGACGGGACTACGACGGCCAGGATCGCAGCATGGACGTGGCCATCTCCCGCCTGCGCCGCAAGCTGGGCGATGATCCCAACAACCCGAGCCGGATCAAGACAGTACGCCAGAAAGGCTACCTGCTGGTGCCCCAGGCCTGGGAATGA
- the trmA gene encoding tRNA (uridine(54)-C5)-methyltransferase TrmA, with protein sequence MTQSQRTPADYQAQLDEKNSRLTELFAGFNPPALEVHASPAEHYRMRAEFRIWHEGDDLFHCMYAPATKEIIRVDQFPTASLLINRLMPVLVEGLRPHPVLRRKLFQIDYLSTQSGQICVSLLYHRKLEAEWQQAAEALQADLRAQGFDLQLIGRAHKQKICLGEEFVIERLNVQGRELIYKQVENSFTQPNAAINEQMLGWALDVTQGSEGDLLELYCGNGNFSIALAQNFRKVLATEIAKPSVDSAQYNIAANGVDNLIILRMSAEEFTMAMRGERAFNRLKGVDLQSYQCNTIFVDPPRAGLDDATVKLVQEYDNILYISCNPQTLQANMAVLGETHEIARFALFDQFPWTHHMEAGVYLKRKAS encoded by the coding sequence ATGACTCAATCCCAGCGAACTCCTGCTGACTACCAGGCCCAGCTCGACGAGAAGAACTCTCGGCTCACCGAGCTGTTCGCCGGCTTCAACCCGCCGGCCCTGGAAGTGCATGCCTCCCCCGCCGAGCACTACCGGATGCGCGCCGAGTTTCGCATCTGGCACGAGGGGGATGATCTCTTCCACTGCATGTATGCCCCGGCCACCAAGGAGATCATCCGGGTCGATCAGTTCCCCACCGCCAGCCTGCTCATCAATCGCCTGATGCCGGTGCTGGTCGAGGGGCTGCGTCCGCACCCGGTGCTGCGCCGCAAACTGTTCCAGATTGACTACCTCTCCACCCAGTCCGGCCAGATCTGTGTGAGCCTGCTCTATCACCGCAAGCTGGAAGCCGAGTGGCAGCAGGCCGCCGAGGCCCTGCAGGCTGATCTGCGTGCCCAGGGCTTCGATCTGCAACTGATTGGCCGCGCTCACAAGCAGAAGATCTGTCTGGGGGAGGAGTTCGTCATCGAGCGACTCAACGTGCAAGGGCGCGAGCTCATCTACAAGCAGGTGGAGAACAGCTTCACCCAGCCCAATGCCGCCATCAACGAACAGATGCTGGGCTGGGCACTGGACGTGACCCAGGGGAGCGAGGGAGATCTGCTGGAGCTCTACTGCGGCAACGGCAACTTCTCCATCGCCCTGGCCCAGAACTTCCGCAAGGTGCTGGCCACCGAGATCGCCAAGCCGAGCGTGGACTCCGCCCAGTACAACATCGCCGCCAACGGGGTGGACAACCTCATCATACTGCGCATGTCCGCCGAGGAGTTCACCATGGCGATGCGCGGCGAGCGGGCGTTCAATCGCCTCAAGGGCGTCGACTTGCAGAGCTACCAATGCAACACCATCTTCGTGGATCCGCCCCGCGCCGGCCTCGATGATGCCACCGTCAAGCTGGTGCAGGAGTACGACAACATCCTCTACATCTCCTGCAACCCACAGACCCTGCAGGCCAACATGGCGGTGCTCGGCGAGACCCACGAGATCGCCCGCTTCGCCCTGTTCGACCAGTTCCCCTGGACCCACCACATGGAAGCCGGGGTCTATCTGAAACGCAAGGCGAGCTAA
- a CDS encoding ATP--cob(I)alamin adenosyltransferase codes for MNPKKPRDKRELCYPFIFETQFQCDYEIATDELCCQVGAVLAALPAEAETREMAADLATLQRLIYNLNGSVRGRLGIFEEDLEWLKGRYDHYNEASRGRVTGFVLPQGPQPIPTLHLCRCGSKKVVRLLVRLEESGVRFDPILYRFANLLANFFFVLTVFLKLHWDVPEVPYVSINY; via the coding sequence ATGAACCCCAAGAAGCCAAGAGACAAGCGCGAGCTCTGCTACCCCTTCATCTTCGAGACCCAGTTCCAGTGCGATTACGAGATCGCCACCGACGAGCTTTGCTGTCAGGTGGGGGCCGTGCTCGCCGCGCTGCCTGCCGAGGCCGAGACCCGCGAGATGGCGGCAGATCTGGCGACCCTGCAACGACTCATCTACAACCTCAACGGCTCGGTGCGCGGCAGGCTCGGCATCTTCGAGGAGGATCTGGAGTGGCTGAAGGGACGTTACGATCACTACAACGAGGCGAGCCGCGGCCGGGTGACCGGCTTCGTGCTGCCCCAGGGGCCCCAGCCCATCCCCACCCTGCACCTGTGCCGCTGCGGCAGCAAGAAGGTGGTGCGGCTGCTGGTGCGCCTCGAGGAGAGCGGGGTGCGTTTTGATCCCATTCTCTACCGCTTCGCCAACCTGCTGGCGAACTTCTTCTTCGTGCTGACCGTCTTCCTCAAGCTGCACTGGGACGTGCCGGAAGTGCCCTATGTCAGCATCAACTACTGA
- the priA gene encoding primosomal protein N': MNSSQTLDLVRVAVPVPLRRHFDYLSPLPLPAPGCRVEIPFGPQTLVGLVVAHPTESQVPRNKLKPLKRVLDAEPVLGPDILALMAWSANYYQHPLGEVLPHALPVLVRKGEPAAYRELEFWFATDAGMEIDLNELKRAAKQQQALAFLRKGPQTPSALKLEEISNATLTALKKKGLLEKRSLEPSVQGDWATRFDAGEGLRLNGEQALAVAAVTSQSDKFGAFLLDGITGSGKTEVYLSILEPLLKAGKQALVMVPEIGLTPQTINRFRRRFQVPVVAMNSAMNDRERLDAWLACRDGGAAILIGTRSAVFTPFKDLGIIIIDEEHDGSFKQQDGFRYHARDLAVMRAHRAGIPILLGSATPSLETLHNARSGKYHHLHLTRRAGNAQTARQVILDIKNVRLQAGLSPQLEQLMAEHLAAGNQVMLFLNRRGYAPALICHQCGWSAACERCDAWYTWHQAGRRLHCHHCDSVRPLPHHCPECGSSELIGSGVGTEQLEQLLTTVFPQYPVVRIDRDNTRRKGELETHLGDIKAGKYKILIGTQMLAKGHHFPDVTLVGLLDVDGALFSADFRAAEKLAQLYTQVAGRAGRASKPGLVVLQSHHPEHALLQDLTQNGYGHFADTALKERSLLGLPPFSYQGLFRAEANGRDEVQLFLGRLADTLRSARYPQVQVLGPISGFMERKAGKFRMQLLVQGPNRAPLSQLLDWAVKELDGWPETKKVRWSLDIDPTELN, from the coding sequence GTGAATTCTTCCCAAACCCTGGATCTGGTTCGTGTCGCTGTGCCGGTGCCCTTGCGCCGTCATTTCGACTATCTCTCCCCCCTGCCCTTGCCTGCCCCCGGTTGCCGGGTCGAGATCCCCTTCGGCCCCCAGACCCTGGTCGGCCTGGTGGTGGCCCACCCCACCGAAAGCCAGGTGCCGCGCAACAAGTTGAAGCCCTTGAAGCGAGTGCTGGATGCCGAGCCCGTGCTCGGCCCGGACATACTGGCGCTGATGGCCTGGAGTGCGAATTACTACCAGCATCCGCTGGGGGAAGTGCTGCCCCACGCCCTGCCGGTGCTGGTGCGCAAGGGGGAACCCGCCGCCTATCGGGAGTTGGAGTTCTGGTTTGCCACAGACGCCGGGATGGAAATCGATCTCAACGAACTCAAGCGCGCCGCCAAGCAGCAGCAGGCCCTCGCCTTCCTGCGCAAGGGGCCCCAGACCCCCTCCGCCCTAAAACTGGAAGAGATTTCGAACGCGACCCTCACCGCCCTGAAAAAGAAAGGCTTGCTGGAGAAGCGCAGCCTGGAGCCGAGCGTGCAGGGGGACTGGGCGACCCGTTTCGATGCGGGTGAAGGCTTGCGCCTCAACGGCGAGCAGGCGCTGGCGGTGGCCGCCGTCACCAGCCAGAGCGACAAATTCGGCGCCTTCCTGCTGGACGGCATCACGGGCTCGGGCAAGACGGAGGTGTACTTGAGCATCCTCGAGCCCCTGCTCAAGGCGGGCAAGCAGGCCCTGGTGATGGTGCCGGAAATCGGCCTCACCCCCCAGACCATCAACCGCTTCCGGCGCCGCTTCCAGGTGCCGGTGGTGGCCATGAACTCCGCCATGAACGACAGGGAGCGGCTCGATGCCTGGCTCGCCTGCCGCGATGGCGGCGCCGCCATCCTCATCGGCACCCGCTCCGCCGTGTTCACCCCGTTCAAGGATCTCGGCATCATCATCATCGACGAGGAGCACGATGGCTCCTTCAAGCAGCAGGACGGCTTCCGCTACCACGCCCGGGATCTCGCGGTGATGCGGGCCCATCGTGCCGGCATCCCCATACTACTGGGCTCGGCCACCCCCTCCCTGGAGACCCTGCACAACGCCCGCAGCGGCAAGTATCACCACCTGCACCTGACCCGGCGTGCCGGCAACGCCCAGACCGCCCGCCAGGTGATCCTGGACATCAAGAACGTGCGGCTGCAGGCCGGTCTCTCCCCCCAGCTGGAACAGCTGATGGCGGAACACCTGGCCGCGGGCAATCAGGTGATGCTGTTTCTCAACCGGCGCGGCTATGCGCCGGCCCTCATCTGCCACCAGTGCGGCTGGAGCGCCGCCTGCGAGCGCTGCGACGCCTGGTACACCTGGCATCAGGCCGGGCGACGGCTGCACTGCCACCACTGCGACAGCGTGCGGCCCCTGCCCCACCACTGCCCGGAATGCGGCAGCAGCGAACTGATCGGCTCCGGCGTGGGCACGGAGCAGCTGGAACAACTGCTGACCACCGTTTTCCCGCAATATCCTGTGGTGAGAATCGACCGGGACAACACCCGCCGCAAGGGGGAGCTGGAGACCCATCTCGGCGATATCAAGGCGGGCAAGTACAAGATCCTCATCGGCACCCAGATGCTGGCCAAGGGACACCACTTCCCGGATGTGACCCTGGTGGGCCTGCTGGATGTGGATGGGGCCCTGTTTTCCGCCGATTTTCGCGCCGCCGAGAAGCTGGCCCAGCTCTACACCCAGGTGGCGGGTCGCGCCGGGCGCGCCAGCAAGCCGGGTCTGGTGGTGCTGCAGAGCCACCACCCGGAACACGCCCTGCTACAGGATCTGACTCAGAACGGCTATGGCCACTTCGCCGACACGGCGCTCAAGGAGCGTAGCCTGCTGGGGCTGCCCCCCTTCAGTTACCAGGGGCTGTTCCGGGCCGAGGCCAACGGCCGCGACGAGGTGCAGCTGTTCCTCGGCCGCCTCGCCGACACCCTGCGCAGTGCCCGCTACCCCCAAGTACAGGTGCTGGGGCCCATCAGCGGCTTCATGGAGCGCAAGGCGGGCAAGTTCCGCATGCAGTTGCTGGTGCAGGGGCCAAACCGGGCCCCGCTCTCCCAACTGCTGGACTGGGCGGTCAAGGAGCTGGACGGCTGGCCCGAAACCAAAAAAGTGCGCTGGAGCCTGGATATCGACCCCACGGAGTTGAACTAG